TGATCGGCGAATGCGCACGACCGGAAGCACCGAAGGTGAGCATCCTGTTGCCGACATATAATCGCTCCAGGCTGCTCCAGAGAACGTTGACGCGGTTGGCGCAACAGACGTACCGGAACCTGGAGATCGTCGTCGTCAACGATTGTTCGCCGGACGACACCGACAAAGTGATGCAGCAAGTCAGCCAACAGTTGCCGCAGGTGCGGTATGTGCGCAACGAGACGAACCAGGGCAACGCCGGCGCGATGGCGACGGCGGCGCGTCATGCGGATGGCGAGTATGTGTTGGTGTTCAGCGACGATGACGATCTCGCCGATGACGCCGTGGAGAAATTCGTCGGGTGGCGGCAGCGGAAGGCGGTGGATTTGATCTACTGCGATCTGGCGATTACCGATACCGACGGTCATTCCCGCGGCGAGTGGACATATCGCAACTACTATGCGAACCGCGACCTGCTGCGCGATCTGCTGTTTGCCGACGGCAACAAGATTCCTGAAGTATTCTTCTGTCGGCGCGAATTGTACGCCAAGATCTATGAAGAGACCTATTCCCGGCGCTTCTTGAATACATACTATCTGCCGCACCTGCGGCGGATCAAGATGATCCACTTGCCCGAGCCGCTGTACCGTTACGCGGTGCACGCCGGCAGCACATTTAGTTCGGCGCGCGGGCTGTTTGACCGGAGCAAGTCGACGCAGAACTATGTCAACGCGATGATACTGATGTATTCGCCGCTGAGCGTGCTTGACGTGGCGGCCGACGCGCCGTTGCCCACGCAAGTCGGGCAGGCGTTCTTTGGCGTCGCGTGCGCGCTGTTGGAACATGGACGGCGTAAATTCACCGGCACGATGTATACCGGCGCCGAGTACGACGAGACGGATCATCTGTGGTACGCCTACTTCTACAATGCTTATCACTGGCTGCAACAGGCGCGGAAATACTTGGGTGCGTTCGAGGAATACGACACGATGATGCATAAGATCACGGAGCGCTGCAACCCGGCGGAGTTTGATCCTCCGACACATGCCTGTCTGCCACCGATCTACCAGGAGTTGCCGTGGTTTGCCAGCAAGTGCTTCAACAACGTGTCGAATTTTGTTGTATTGGATATCGCCACGTTAGGCCAATGTGCGTGGCTGCCGGAAGGCGAGACGGAGATCTATCGCGCCGGCAAGATTCGGTTGAATGTGCGGAATCATCGCTGCGATTCGATTGCGCACCTCGAGCAGGTGATGTCTGAGAACGTGATCAGCGTCGTCAATATTGATGACGCAACGTCGTTAGAGCCGTTGCTGCGGTCGTTAATCGAGCAGCATCGCTTCGCGGTGCAAGTCATGAATTTCACGACCGTGCGGGTGCCGGAGCTTGAGACCATCAAGAATCTTTACAATTGTCGCGCGCCGCAGTCGGTCACCGATTACCTGCGCTTGGTCACGGAATTTACGACGCTGAGTAGATATGCAAATACCACTGTCACAGCCGCTGTTTGACGAAGACGAGCAGCGGGAAGTCGCGGCGGTCCTGAAATCGGGCTGGGTGATGCAAGGACCGAAGGTGGCCGAGCTCGAGACCGCAGTGCGAGAGTTTGTGGGCACGCGCTGGGCAGTCGCGGTGTCGTCGTGCTCGACGGCGCTCCACCTGGCGCTGCGGACACTTGATCTGAAGGCGGGCGATCAGGTGATCGTGCCGTCGCTGACGTGGATCGCCACTGCTGCTGCGATCGAGCAATGTGGGGCGACGCCGGTGTTTGCCGACATTGACCGGCAGACGTTCAACATTAGTGTCGAGCGGGTGGAATCGCTGATCACGCGGCACACGCGCGCGGTGATAGCGGTCAATTTGTTTGGTCTGGCGGCGGAATTGCCGAGACTGCTGGAGATCTGTGAGC
This Candidatus Zixiibacteriota bacterium DNA region includes the following protein-coding sequences:
- a CDS encoding aminotransferase class I/II-fold pyridoxal phosphate-dependent enzyme, producing MQIPLSQPLFDEDEQREVAAVLKSGWVMQGPKVAELETAVREFVGTRWAVAVSSCSTALHLALRTLDLKAGDQVIVPSLTWIATAAAIEQCGATPVFADIDRQTFNISVERVESLITRHTRAVIAVNLFGLAAELPRLLEICERRGIALIEDAACSLGATVQGRPSGTFGRVGCFSFHPRKSITTGEGGMIVGNDPNDER
- a CDS encoding glycosyltransferase — encoded protein: MSKGRQFYVFAKDHDSRVYLSPYVNAAAAEGRLDCRVDLARDADAIRALLDQDVTIWIDGFDTPAVELSQQPFLHRARVICRIRGAEILDTNADACKWEFFDDLVISNRATEAMLFERFDRIESMARVTALPPAAAIPTVNVARKQRTGRVAFVGPLRHDNNATLLIQIAAMLKRRSAGTKIIVAGEFESTALQLFFETQIQALELAAQFEFETAPENLSTWLTDKDALIATAGTPQCEATMLQAMALGVQPVVNLYFGAEQTFPEVVLFAAADHAAEMLCHAPWQPQTWRKLASEKHDVARHLAGFCELIGECARPEAPKVSILLPTYNRSRLLQRTLTRLAQQTYRNLEIVVVNDCSPDDTDKVMQQVSQQLPQVRYVRNETNQGNAGAMATAARHADGEYVLVFSDDDDLADDAVEKFVGWRQRKAVDLIYCDLAITDTDGHSRGEWTYRNYYANRDLLRDLLFADGNKIPEVFFCRRELYAKIYEETYSRRFLNTYYLPHLRRIKMIHLPEPLYRYAVHAGSTFSSARGLFDRSKSTQNYVNAMILMYSPLSVLDVAADAPLPTQVGQAFFGVACALLEHGRRKFTGTMYTGAEYDETDHLWYAYFYNAYHWLQQARKYLGAFEEYDTMMHKITERCNPAEFDPPTHACLPPIYQELPWFASKCFNNVSNFVVLDIATLGQCAWLPEGETEIYRAGKIRLNVRNHRCDSIAHLEQVMSENVISVVNIDDATSLEPLLRSLIEQHRFAVQVMNFTTVRVPELETIKNLYNCRAPQSVTDYLRLVTEFTTLSRYANTTVTAAV